The following are encoded in a window of Colletotrichum lupini chromosome 3, complete sequence genomic DNA:
- a CDS encoding monooxygenase: MARTIDVSETENVSYSQFACIGSGFAAIGLGATLKRWYGIEDVKFFERHSQLGGTWFINRYPGCACDVPSALYSFSFEPNPHWTRVLPTYSEIWEYLNNVAHKYNLVRNMSFDVLVERCEWIEERARWRLSIRHLKSGATFFHECQFLFAGTGALVTPNDIDVPGADTFKGVIEHTGRWRPDIELEGKRVVLFGNGCTAAQVVPSVVHKTKSLTQIVRSKHWIFPPIDRKVPDVIRSGLKTVPGLARLLRFIVFAAAESSLQGFPLTEAASKYRAGQKKVAEEYMRSTAPAKYHDLLIPEFEIGCKRRIFDSGYLNSLHAENLTLTNEKALEIVPEGVRTAKGLIEADVIILANGYHTNEFVAGVNVIGRDGETIPSHWKSFGGPEGYNCSMMNNFPNFVMIMGPNAATGHTSSIMALENSINYALRVFKPALEGRASTAVIKREAEEAYTDTIQDALQHRVWNSGCSSWYFQKSADGTKTWNAMSYPYTQGYFWYRCLFPVWSDWEYSGQTSSVSSIKKRQPRALLFVLTTLLGLAAWGTFDKTGFVAAVAQARISFDALVSSIPK, encoded by the exons ATGGCGAGAACTATCGACGTCAGCGAGACTGAGAATGTCTCTTACAGCCAATTCGCGTGCATCGGCTCCGGCTTTGCAGCTATTGGCCTCGGAGCAACGCTGAAGCGATGGTACGGAATCGAAGACGTAAAGTTCTTTGAACGGCATAGCCAGCTGGGTGGAACTTGGTTCATCAATCGATACCCGG GATGCGCCTGCGATGTCCCCAGCGCCCTCTACAGCTTCTCCTTCGAGCCCAACCCGCACTGGACGCGAGTTCTGCCGACGTACTCTGAGATCTGGGAGTACCTCAACAACGTGGCCCACAAGTACAACCTCGTCCGCAACATGTCGTTCGACGTGCTCGTCGAGCGCTGCGAGTGGATCGAGGAGCGCGCCCGCTGGCGCCTCTCAATCCGCCACCTCAAGTCGGGCGCCACCTTCTTCCACGAGTGCCAGTTCCTCTTCGCCGGCACGGGCGCGCTCGTCACACCCAACGACATTGACGTTCCCGGCGCGGACACCTTCAAGGGCGTGATTGAGCACACGGGCCGGTGGCGTCCGGACATCGAGCTCGAGGGGAAGAGGGTCGTGCTCTTTGGCAACGGGTGTACGGCCGCGCAGGTCGTCCCGAGCGTCGTCCACAAGACAAAGTCGCTGACGCAGATTGTGCGGTCGAAGCACTGGATCTTCCCGCCCATTGACAGAAAGGTGCCTGATGTGATTCGGTCCGGGCTCAAGACCGTGCCGGGCCTGGCGCGGCTGCTGCGCTTCATCGTCTTTGCCGCGGCGGAGAGCTCGTTGCAGGGGTTCCCGCTGACGGAAGCTGCGAGCAAGTATCGAGCTGGACAGAAGAAGGTGGCGGAGGAGTATATGCGGTCTACGGCGCCGGCCAAGTACCACGACCTACTGATCCCGGAGTTCGAGATTGGGTGTAAGCGGCGCATCTTCGATTCCGGATACCTGAACAGCCTGCACGCCGAGAATCTGACGTTGACGAACGAGAAGGCGCTGGAGATTGTGCCGGAGGGCGTCAGGACGGCAAAGGGGCTGATTGAGGCCGACGTGATTATCCTGGCCAACGGATACCACACCAACGAGTTCGTTGCCGGGGTCAACGTCATTGGGCGCGATGGCGAGACGATACCGAGCCATTGGAAGTCCTTTGGGGGGCCCGAGGGGTATAATTGTTCGATGATGAACAACTTTCCCAACTTTGTCATGATTATGG GACCCAACGCTGCGACGGGACACACGTCGTCCATCATGGCCCTGGAAAACTCCATCAACTACGCCCTGCGCGTCTTCAAGCCCGCGCTGGAAGGCAGAGCGAGCACTGCGGTGATCAAGCGTGAGGCCGAGGAGGCGTACACCGACACCATCCAAGACGCCTTGCAGCACAGGGTATGGAACTCGGGGTGCAGCAGCTGGTACTTTCAAAAGTCGGCGGACGGCACCAAGACGTGGAACGCCATGAGCTATCCCTACACGCAGGGCTACTTTTGGTATCGCTGTCTGTTTCCGGTGTGGTCCGACTGGGAGTATAGC GGACAAACGAGTTCGGTCTCGTCGATCAAGAAGAGGCAGCCGCGCGCATTGCTTTTCGTCCTGACTACATTGCTTGGTCTCGCGGCTTGGGGGACATTTGACAAGACAGGCTTTGTTGCGGCTGTAGCCCAGGCTCGGATTTCTTTTGATGCGCTTGTTTCCTCTATTCCCAAGTAA
- a CDS encoding short-chain dehydrogenase, producing MTRIIVKCIICPIHSPPNPTHPPPEIIMTFTIDTVAVFLRGTILNPVLVAAVAGAATLSIDQAALAAYKIPFTLAQLQFASCVLAAAGVGLRLHEYLTRGTANNWTTDSMWDWSKEIVVITGASGAIGIGAGVVRDLLARNPQTTIVVVDYVPMAWQPAPGTGTNLHYYQCDLSDKENIRSLCQRIRAEVGDPTVLVNNAGLGRGATVMEGTYADVELTINTNLLAPFLLIKEFLPHMVRRNHGHIVNVSSMSSVMPPAQIADYAATKAGLAALHESLQLELKYIHNAPKVRLTLGILSFIKTAMFSGETGQSAFVFPLLEPDAVAGAFTEALYSGYGRVIYLPGIMRYIAMLRSSPEWFWRIARESTAGLKVNFKGYQKVDGKTGKLEVSGGKGGVKSA from the exons ATGACCAGAATTATTGTAAAGTGTATCATTTGTCCAATTCACTCTCCCCCGAATCCCACTCACCCACCACCAGAGATCATCATGACTTTCACAATCGACACTGTCGCCGTCTTCCTGCGCGGGACCATCCTCAATCCGGTCCTCGTGGCCGCGGTAGCAGGAGCAGCAACGCTGTCGATAGACCAAGCCGCCCTCGCCGCGTACAAGATCCCCTTCACCCTTGCCCAACTCCAATTCGCCTCCTGCGTGCTCGCGGCCGCCGGCGTTGGCCTCCGGCTCCACGAGTACCTCACCCGCGGGACAGCCAACAACTGGACGACGGACTCGATGTGGGACTGGTCCAAGGAGATTGTCGTCATCACGGGCGCCAGCGGCGCCATCGGCATCGGCGCGGGCGTGGTGCGGGACCTCCTCGCCAGGAACCCGCAGACGACGATCGTCGTGGTGGACTACGTTCCCATGGCGTGGCAGCCCGCGCCCGGGACGGGAACAAATCTGCACTACTACCAGTGCGACTTGAGCGACAAGGAAAACATCCGCTCGCTCTGCCAGCGCATCCGCGCTGAGGTCGGGGACCCGACGGTGCTTGTGAATAATGCCGGGCTGGGGCGCGGTGCCACCGTCATGGAGGGGACGTATGCCGACGTAGAGCTGACGATTAACACGAATCTGCTGGCGCCGTTTTTGCTGATCAAGGAGTTTCTTCCGCACATGGTGAGGAGGAATCACGGGCACATTGTGAATGTGAGCTCGATGAGTTCTGTGATGCCGCCTGCACAGATTGCGGATTATGCGGCGACAAAGGCCGGGTTGGCGGCTCTTCACGAG AGTCTTCAGCTGGAACTGAAGTACATCCACAACGCGCCCAAGGTCCGGCTGACGCTGGGTATACTGAGCTTCATCAAGACGGCCATGTTCAGCGGCGAGACGGGACAGTCGGCCTTTGTGTTCCCGCTTCTTGAGCCGGATGCCGTTGCGGGGGCGTTTACGGAGGCGTTATATAGCGGGTACGGGCGGGTTATCTACCTGCCGGGTATCATGCGGTACATTGCCATGTTG AGGAGTTCTCCCGAGTGGTTTTGGAGGATTGCGAGGGAGAGTACTGCGGGGCTCAAGGTGAACTTCAAGGGGTATCAAAAGGTTGATGGAAAGACTGGAAAGTTGGAGGTTTCAGGTGGGAAAGGAGGTGTGAAGTCGGCGTGA
- a CDS encoding ammonium transporter has protein sequence MSYTHTGAPTEFNGTNADYGGDSTTTNLNQWYQSGDQSYILVSAAMVLLMIPGIAFLYSGLARRKSALSQLWVVMMSFSVIVFQWYFWGYSLAFSETATNGFIGDLRHFGLMKVLATPSQGSPLVPALLYSFYQMMFCAVTAALTAGATAERGRVIPCMVFIFFWATLVYAPVACWAWNANGWAFKYGVLDYAGGGPVEIGSGMSALAYSWVLGRRNERMMLNFRPHNISLITLGTILLWFGWLGFNGGSAFGANLRAAMACWNSCLTAMFAAMTWCLLDFRLAKKWSLVGWCSGTISGLVAATPASGVITPWASIILGVVAGVACNFGTKIKFLLKIDDSLDVFAEHGIGGIVGLIFNAFFASSSIIGLDGVNMGVSGGWVDGNYKLMYIQIAYIVACCAYTFVMSAILAKAIDMIPGLKLRASEEAELLGMDDDQHGEFSYDYVEVRRDFLAWTPHQAEPAGEGKFIPQHGIEEHQHMANNGASSGSDEPKPATPQGEIRSEKAPSL, from the exons ATGTCTTACACGCATACTGGAGCTCCTACGGAGTTCAATGGCACCAACGCCGATTACGGTGGTGATTCCA CCACCACGAACCTGAACCAATGGTACCAATCCGGTGACCAGTCTTACATTCTCGTCTCGGCCGCCATGGTTCTGCTTATGATTCCCGGCATCGCCTTTCTCTACTCCGGTCTCGCCCGCAGAAAGTCGGCCCTCTCCCAATTGTGGGTGGTTATGATGAGCTTCTCAGTCATCGTCTTCCAGTGGTACTTCTGGGGTTACTCTCTGGCCTTCAGCGAAACTGCCACCAACGGCTTCATCGGTGATCTTCGACACTTTGGCCTCATGAAGGTTCTCGCTACTCCCTCCCAAGGCTCGCCTCTCGTTCCCGCCCTTCTCTACTCCTTCTACCAGATGATGTTCTGCGCCGTTACTGCCGCCCTCACTGCTGGTGCCACCGCCGAGCGCGGCCGAGTCATTCCCTGCATGGTCTTCATCTTCTTCTGGGCCACCCTCGTCTACGCCCCCGTCGCCTGCTGGGCTTGGAACGCCAACGGCTGGGCCTTCAAGTACGGTGTTCTCGACTACGCCGGAGGCGGCCCCGTCGAGATTGGTTCCGGCATGTCGGCTCTCGCCTACTCCTGGGTTCTCGGCCGTCGCAACGAGAGAATGATGCTCAACTTCCGTCCCCACAACATCTCCCTCATCACTCTCGGCACCATTCTTCTCTGGTTCGGATGGTTGGGTTTCAACGGTGGTTCCGCTTTCGGTGCCAACCTCCGTGCCGCCATGGCTTGCTGGAACTCCTGCTTGACCGCCATGTTCGCCGCCATGACCTGGTGCCTTCTCGATTTCCGTCTGGCCAAGAAGTGGTCTCTTGTTGGCTGGTGCTCCGGCACCATTTCCGGCCTCGTTGCCGCTACCCCTGCCTCCGGAGTCATCACTCCGTGGGCTTCCATCATCCTCGGTGTTGTCGCTGGTGTTGCTTGCAACTTCGGCACCAAGA TCAAATTCCTCCTCAAGATTGACGACTCTCTCGATGTCTTCGCCGAGCACGGTATCGGCGGTATTGTCGGTCTCATTTTCAACGCCTTCTTCGCCTCCAGCTCGATTATCGGTCTCGACGGTGTCAACATGGGAGTCTCTGGCGGCTGGGTTGACGGCAACTACAAGCTCATGTACATCCAAATCGCCTACATTGTCGCCTGCTGCGCCTACACTTTCGTCATGTCTGCCATCCTGGCCAAGGCCATCGACATGATTCCTGGCCTGAAGCTCCGCGCTTCCGAGGAGGCCGAGCTCCTGGGTATGGACGACGACCAGCACGGTGAATTCTCTTACGACTACGTCGAGGTTCGCCGCGACTTCCTTGCCTGGACCCCTCACCAGGCCGAGCCCGCCGGAGAGGGAAAGTTCATTCCCCAGCACGGAATTGAGGAGCATCAGCACATGGCCAACAATGGAGCAAGCAGCGGATCTGACGAGCCCAAGCCTGCGACGCCCCAAGGCGAGATCAGGAGCGAGAAGGCTCCATCTCTGTAA
- a CDS encoding fungal specific transcription factor domain-containing protein, which produces MTQHLAMPPGRQERQRRRKITLACEPCRERKARCDGGKPICSTCQRRSLALEHCVYTVNNARTACSDDYTKTLHERIRKLEQACTSHGIDINTLEVTAQDAHGSAADNISPTAARTQDFTALDAACAMDTSDDQAAVAAAQLPSPYSSVGVDGSSEARRVTAMGTILAEDDLEDSPNNLAEPDFYGSSSAVAFLKEAYSAMNSVPTRVQPSTPFRSQQALPSLSTPSSLYADFDKFLLPPRPFADYLLQLYFQRVHYLYPVFHRPAFERAYESLWQPTTSTTAAAVAAFEAGETDFRGVGLGCSPGADATTIVFHSALNSIFALACNFADLTCAEKAKSIEVFLLRSRKCLSVDLLEKNNLGVVQTLLLCGLVFQGTPFPDRCWNAVGIACRIAQGLGLHMDVVAARDMGAGLGAEGEGGFTLEMDVRQRTWQGCVIIDTLVSMTFGRPTVTSNLSANELLSRSHSGAGQSLEQPKLEFITQSFKLSLILENILSQVYQAWRNRYPAQRASCGTRGGGGGGGIGGLSFDAIVELDSKLTDFEDLVPPLLSWGGESEASVLDGVSSPDDLRILATQKHVLHARFLYLRLMLHRPILTDLSAEYARPHRDTAGGRPPSEAASRSRDKGLRAPFLTECARACVDAAMQLIDLVQGSYQTDTTGAWWWNSLYACAAGLVLIVCRLCPRLWTGLDHTATSASWEQCQGILQGIAAFSVSARKSLDLLRKIDGAVTQLQAAREPSGQQMDPEMNCASGLEESWSLPADIDVSLLLEPDPMSFFRGWEVMGYETLNS; this is translated from the exons ATGACACAGCACCTCGCGATGCCTCCTGGGCGACAGGAACGGCAGCGTCGTCGCAAAATTACCCTGGCATGTGAGCCATGCCGAGAGCGCAAGGCACGCTGCGATGGAGGCAAGCCCATATGCTCGACGTGTCAACGACGATCACTGGCCCTCGAGCATTGCGTCTACACGGTGAACAATGCAAGAACGGCATGTAGCGATGA ctataCAAAGACGCTTCATGAGCGCATCCGCAAGTTGGAACAGGCTTGCACATCACATGGCATCGACATCAACACTCTCGAAGTCACTGCGCAAGACGCTCACGGCTCCGCCGCTGATAATATCTCACCCACCGCTGCGAGAACCCAGGACTTTACCGCACTAGACGCCGCCTGCGCCATGGACACATCCGACGACCAAGCAGCGGTAGCGGCAGCCCAGCTCCCGTCGCCGTACTCGTCCGTTGGCGTCGACGGCTCCAGCGAGGCGAGACGGGTGACGGCCATGGGCACCATTCTCGCCGAGGATGATCTGGAGGACTCGCCTAACAATTTGGCGGAGCCCGACTTCTACGGCAGCTCCTCAGCCGTTGCGTTCTTGAAGGAGGCCTACAGCGCGATGAACTCGGTCCCTACAAGAGTGCAGCCATCCACTCCGTTTAGGAGTCAGCAGGCACTGCCGTCCCTCTCGACGCCGTCTTCTCTATACGCCGATTTTGACAAGTTCCTCTTACCGCCTCGCCCGTTTGCCGATTATCTTCTTCAACTGTACTTTCAGAGAGTACACTACCTCTACCCCGTCTTCCACAGACCGGCCTTTGAAAGAGCCTACGAATCCCTCTGGCAACCGACGACCTCGACAACCGCAGCAGCAGTAGCCGCCTTCGAAGCAGGAGAAACGGACTTCCGCGGCGTAGGTCTGGGATGTTCCCCCGGCGCAGACGCCACCACGATCGTCTTCCACAGCGCCCTCAACTCCATCTTTGCGCTCGCCTGCAACTTTGCGGACCTCACCTGCGCGGAAAAGGCAAAGAGCATCGAGGTCTTTCTGCTGCGGAGCCGCAAGTGCCTCAGCGTCGACCTACTCGAGAAGAACAACCTCGGCGTCGTGCAGACGCTGTTGCTGTGCGGCTTGGTCTTTCAGGGGACGCCGTTTCCCGATCGGTGCTGGAATGCCGTTGGGATCGCGTGTCGGATTGCGCAGGGGCTCGGGCTTCATATGGATGTTGTGGCGGCGCGGGATATGGGGGCCGGCCTTGGGGCggagggggagggagggTTCACTTTGGAGATGGACGTTAGGCAGCGGACGTGGCAGGGTTGTGTTATTATCGATAC CCTCGTGAGCATGACATTCGGTCGACCTACCGTCACGTCCAATCTATCAGCAAACGAACTACTCTCCAGATCCCATTCCGGCGCAGGCCAGAGTCTCGAGCAGCCCAAGCTGGAGTTCATCACCCAAAGCTTCAAGCTGAGCCTGATACTCGAGAACATCCTCTCACAAGTCTACCAGGCGTGGCGGAACCGTTATCCCGCCCAGAGAGCAAGTTGCGGCACgcggggaggaggaggaggaggaggcatAGGAGGACTCAGCTTCGACGCCATTGTCGAGCTCGACTCCAAATTAACCGACTTCGAGGACTTGGTACCGCCGCTCCTCTCGTGGGGAGGCGAGTCTGAAGCTTCCGTGCTGGACGGGGTCTCGTCTCCAGATGACCTCCGTATCCTCGCGACGCAAAAGCACGTTCTACACGCAAG GTTCTTGTATCTCCGCCTCATGCTCCACAGGCCGATTCTCACCGATCTCTCTGCGGAGTACGCCCGACCTCATCGGGACACCGCCGGTGGCCGCCCACCATCGGAAGCAGCGTCCAGGTCGCGGGACAAGGGCCTCAGGGCTCCGTTTCTGACGGAGTGTGCTAGGGCGTGTGTAGACGCGGCCATGCAGCTCATTGATCTGGTGCAGGGCTCGTATCAGACGGACACGACGGGGGCGTGGTGGTGGAATAGCTTGT ATGCCTGTGCCGCCGGCTTAGTCCTGATCGTCTGCCGCCTCTGTCCGCGCCTCTGGACAGGGCTGGACCACACAGCAACGTCTGCATCGTGGGAGCAATGCCAGGGCATTCTGCAGGGCATCGCGGCGTTCAGCGTTTCGGCTCGCAAGTCGCTGGACCTGCTGCGCAAGATTGACGGGGCCGTCACGCAATTGCAAGCAG CTAGGGAACCATCGGGACAACAGATGGACCCTGAGATGAATTGCGCGTCGGGGTTGGAGGAGAGCTGGTCGCTCCCGGCGGATATCGATGTCTCGCTGCTTCTTGAGCCTGATCCTATGTCTTTCTTTCGCGGGTGGGAGGTGATGGGTTACGAGACTTTGAACTCATGA
- a CDS encoding alpha/beta hydrolase fold protein, with translation MTKNSPKKTAFPTFFSIVALGLPRAIRRGIPLRYWFLAATYRIVLGVFQPREIQFLATPTLQVYSAWLAKQKAKESKNANTAALDRLHQDVEPLSTGADINHVAAGGGSGSIMWLGNRKKASKFVLFFHGGGYVAPLAPGHLTWCGECYVNGKPGDSNGDEVAVAVLQYTLCPGATYPTQLQQAVAALNHLLRSGVTPENLIIGGDSAGGNLTTQVLCHLLRPHPDVQPVRLGGPLAGTFLVSPLLTLRTDAVSYRTNHRVDMLSAAIVAKAGDYLFADDHVAKQATNPHEPLALDGDMEWFGEIHTIVKSVYVTAGAQEVFCDDSRVFAEAVRRRNPGLDVQLEVASTEVHDGILIESECETIGDASRRMRNWASKCL, from the coding sequence ATGACGAAGAACTCACCGAAGAAAACAGCTTTCCCTACCTTCTTTTCAATCGTAGCTCTCGGGCTACCACGCGCCATCCGCCGTGGCATCCCGCTGAGATACTGGTTCTTGGCCGCAACCTACCGCATCGTCCTGGGCGTCTTTCAGCCACGTGAGATCCAATTCCTCGCCACTCCGACCCTGCAAGTCTACTCGGCCTGGCTCGCAAAGCAAAAAGCCAAAGAGTCCAAAAACGCCAACACCGCCGCCCTCGACCGACTGCACCAGGACGTCGAGCCCCTCAGCACCGGGGCCGATATCAACCATGTCGcagccggcggcggcagcggaaGCATCATGTGGCTCGGCAACCGCAAGAAAGCCTCCAAATTCGTACTCTTCTTCCACGGCGGGGGGTACGTCGCCCCGCTGGCCCCGGGCCACCTCACCTGGTGCGGGGAATGCTACGTCAATGGCAAGCCCGGCGATAGCAACGGAGATGAGGTCGCCGTCGCGGTCCTGCAATACACCCTCTGCCCGGGTGCTACGTACCCGACGCAGCTGCAGCAGGCCGTGGCGGCCCTCAATCACCTCCTGCGATCCGGCGTCACGCCAGAGAATCTCATCATCGGCGGCGACTCGGCTGGCGGGAATCTCACAACCCAGGTGCTCTGCCATCTCCTCCGTCCCCACCCCGACGTCCAGCCTGTTCGGCTAGGTGGTCCCCTTGCCGGCACGTTCTTGGTCTCCCCTCTCCTCACGCTTCGCACCGATGCCGTCTCCTATCGAACAAATCACCGTGTCGATATGCTCTCAGCTGCCATCGTCGCCAAGGCCGGCGACTACCTCTTTGCCGACGACCATGTAGCGAAGCAAGCCACGAACCCGCACGAACCGCTGGCACTAGATGGCGACATGGAGTGGTTCGGGGAGATTCATACCATCGTCAAGTCAGTATACGTGACGGCCGGCGCGCAGGAGGTGTTCTGCGATGACTCGCGGGTCTTTGCGGAAGCAGTCAGGAGACGGAATCCCGGGTTGGACGTCCAGCTGGAGGTAGCGTCCACCGAGGTCCACGATGGAATTTTGATCGAATCCGAGTGCGAAACGATCGGGGACGCGTCTCGGAGGATGAGGAACTGGGCGTCAAAGTGTTTGTGA